A single Microtus ochrogaster isolate Prairie Vole_2 linkage group LG3, MicOch1.0, whole genome shotgun sequence DNA region contains:
- the Ccdc105 gene encoding coiled-coil domain-containing protein 105: MPVVLPSTDRGQDSRVGAPEWRQAAHATSRKAHLLTDRCGQEAVTMWQPKDSVLDPNLARHLGRAAYMEPWRFRVEMLKGGGTLEKPPPGEGVTLWKGKMKPPAWYARLPLPMHRDARAQQTAEVVHAHARGARLTAARLGRAQHQINGQLRLLLRQREASDRRLSEVRKGLLINQQSVKLRGYRPKSEKIPDKADSMLVWEKEELKSMKRKMEKDMEKSETLLKALASCRDNLDFYYQERLQAVDLMNQPLDKVLEQAGRHSWVDITRPPTPRTQGLKTPPPDPVGTYTPACAKALFEAKRLLMESKDTLAEMAKNGMDIQNQQQEISDLVCGTLAQKMRETSELKERMTMTLGLMRGTIHRCMKFNQEMYVTRGLIKGPLLKKNLEAREKLNRPLVRMYQRHVGTQLPEATRLAQGTDKLMRHNLHMEKNLEELRTTHDNLAWSLNCKKIGHDVDYDVVRLRLRQRHPHVSYAQAQNLVNDWDPRTPPRNRTSTVPK, encoded by the exons ATGCCTGTGGTGCTACCCTCCACCGACCGCGGCCAGGACTCGCGCGTCGGGGCTCCAGAATGGCGCCAAGCAGCCCATGCCACTTCGCGCAAGGCGCACCTTCTGACCGATCGCTGCGGGCAGGAGGCGGTGACCATGTGGCAGCCCAAAGACAGTGTGCTAGACCCGAACTTGGCTCGCCACCTGGGCCGCGCCGCCTACATGGAGCCCTGGCGCTTTCGCGTGGAGATGCTGAAAGGCGGCGGCACCCTGGAGAAGCCACCGCCCGGAGAAGGCGTCACTCTGtggaaagggaaaatgaagcCCCCGGCCTGGTACGCGCGCCTACCGCTGCCTATGCACCGCGATGCGCGTGCCCAGCAGACCGCCGAGGTtgtgcacgcgcacgcgcgcgggGCGCGCCTCACTGCCGCCCGCCTAGGCCGCGCGCAGCACCAGATCAATGGGCAACTGCGGCTTTTGCTGCGCCAGCGCGAAGCCAGCGATCGCAGACTCAGCGAGGTGCGCAAGGGCCTGCTCATCAACCAGCAGAGCGTCAAGTTGCGGGGCTACCGACCCAAGTCCGAGAAG ATTCCAGACAAGGCTGACAGCATGCTGGtctgggagaaagaggagctGAAGTCcatgaagagaaaaatggagaaagacatgGAGAAATCGGAGACCTTGCTCAAG GCTCTGGCCTCCTGCCGGGACAATCTGGACTTCTACTATCAGGAAAGGCTTCAAGCTGTGGATCTCATGAACCAGCCGCTGGACAAGGTTCTGGAGCAAGCTGGCCGCCACTCCTGGGTGGACATCACCCGCCCCCCAACTCCTCGAACTCAGGGCCTGAAAACACCTCCCCCTGACCCTGTGGGCACATATACCCCAG CCTGTGCTAAGGCCTTGTTTGAAGCCAAGCGCTTGTTGATGGAGTCCAAAGACACCTTAGCGGAGATGGCAAAGAATGGAATGGACATTCAAAATCAGCAACAGGAGATCAGCGACCTTGTATGCGGCACACTGGCGCAGAAGATGCGTGAAACCTCGGAGTTGAAG GAAAGAATGACCATGACTTTAGGGCTAATGAGGGGAACTATCCACCGGTGCATGAAATTCAATCAAGAGATGTATGTCACTAGGGGCCTTATCAAG GGTCCtctgttgaaaaaaaatctggaggCTCGAGAGAAGCTGAACAGACCCCTGGTTCGCATGTATCAGAGACACGTGGGCACCCAGCTCCCCGAGGCTACACGCCTTGCCCAG GGTACTGACAAGCTGATGCGCCACAACTTGCACATGGAAAAGAATTTAGAAGAGCTCCGCACAACACACGACAACCTCGCCTGGAGCCTCAACTGCAAAAAGATAGGACATGACGTCGACTACGATGTCGTGCGCCTGCGCCTGCGCCAGCGCCACCCACATGTGTCCTATGCGCAGGCACAGAACCTGGTCAACGACTGGGACCCTCGCACACCACCGCGCAACCGAACCAGTACTGTCCCCAAGTGA